A portion of the Parasteatoda tepidariorum isolate YZ-2023 chromosome 5, CAS_Ptep_4.0, whole genome shotgun sequence genome contains these proteins:
- the LOC107451087 gene encoding uncharacterized protein — protein sequence MTFTNTMEILLSNCTLSTASYEGDKAYVFLASTTAVLSFFLNLSQFIIIIHQRLLKENKNIIIINLCICGQLSSASVIWYIYKVVSFWQEERLVDDYLLCFLLPSGLHLLTIFIFTPLITLLVLQHNLVIRPKTGKRFQSTHLVIGLLIVLSWCQAIIISIIPLTGWNNWNGVCSLPLAWSPSFTILICIIYFLHYPIVLILLADLCLWSSKRRNSISPEPLCCQSKLELCHAVRIAEKPLSNRNAIFLFLLYMAGTMPFMCYAASVVMDQDMDFCSSLVANEKAAMWTSWVTVVFAAIRPLFHIFMEDDLGDATAVFITTVSRRKNCNTNSISPEPLCCQSKLELCHAVRIAEKPLSNRNAIFLFLLYMAGTMPFMCYAASVVMDQDMDFCSSLVANEKAAMWTSWVTVVFAAIRPLFHIFMEDDLGDATAVFITTVSRRKNCNT from the exons ATGAC GTTTACAAACACCATGGAGATACTACTTAGCAACTGCACCCTTTCAACTGCATCTTACGAAGGCGACAAGGCTTACGTCTTCCTCGCCTCCACGACAGCCGTCCTCTCTTTCTTCCTCAATCTAAGTCAGTTCATCATCATCATCCATCAGCGATTActcaaagaaaacaaaaacatcatcatcatcaaccTCTGCATTTGCGGTCAGCTCTCATCCGCTTCGGTGATCTGGTACATCTACAAGGTCGTCTCCTTCTGGCAAGAGGAACGCCTGGTGGACGATTACTTGCTGTGCTTCTTGCTGCCATCCGGTCTGCATCTTCTGACCATTTTCATCTTCACGCCTTTAATCACCTTATTAGTCCTGCAGCACAATCTGGTGATTCGACCCAAGACTGGAAAGCGATTCCAAAGCACTCATTTGGTGATTGGATTGCTGATCGTTCTCTCCTGGTGCCAAGCCATCATCATATCCATCATACCATTAACCGGTTGGAACAACTGGAACGGTGTTTGTTCTCTTCCACTAGCATGGTCTCCGTCCTTCActatattaatttgtattatatacTTCTTACACTATCCAATAGTGCTGATATTACTGGCAGATTTGTGCCTGTGGTCTTCAAAGCGGAGAAATTCCATCAGTCCAGAACCGCTTTGTTGCCAATCGAAACTCGAGCTTTGTCACGCCGTCCGAATAGCAGAAAAGCCTTTGAGCAACAGGAAtgctatttttctatttctattgtACATGGCAGGAACGATGCCTTTCATGTGTTACGCTGCTAGCGTTGTCATGGATCAAGACATGGACTTCTGCAGCTCGTTGGTTGCTAATGAAAAAGCTGCGATGTGGACTTCTTGGGTGACAGTTGTTTTTGCTGCAATCCGTCCGTTGTTTCACATATTTATGGAAGACGATTTGGGCGACGCTACTGCAGTTTTCATCACAACAGTGTCCAGGAGAAAAAACTGCAATAC AAATTCCATCAGTCCAGAACCGCTTTGTTGCCAATCGAAACTCGAGCTTTGTCACGCCGTCCGAATAGCAGAAAAGCCTTTGAGCAACAGGAAtgctatttttctatttctattgtACATGGCAGGAACGATGCCTTTCATGTGTTACGCTGCTAGCGTTGTCATGGATCAAGACATGGACTTCTGCAGCTCGTTGGTTGCTAATGAAAAAGCTGCGATGTGGACTTCTTGGGTGACAGTTGTTTTTGCTGCAATCCGTCCGTTGTTTCACATATTTATGGAAGACGATTTGGGCGACGCTACTGCAGTTTTCATCACAACAGTGTCCAGGAGAAAAAACTGCAATACGTGA
- the LOC122268549 gene encoding glutathione S-transferase Mu 1: MSKIILGYWYFRGLGEPIRYLLHYKNVKFVDKRYQFDGTWQKEKFSLGLDFPNLPYYFEDNLKLTQSLTILRYLAKKYNLEGKTEEEQLRASLVEQQITDFATVFFRDVVYAKSNDSPKEFLKNAPGLLKPFSEFLGERNFFAGDEITYVDFLVYDNFDFPSLFSKTILDAFPNLKAFQDRIRNLPELQEYLNSSAYIKWPICGPPDACTWGGSGEMPN; encoded by the coding sequence atgagcaaaattattttaggctATTGGTACTTCCGTGGCCTAGGTGAACCGATTAGATACTTGcttcattataaaaatgtaaaattcgtAGACAAAAGGTATCAGTTTGACGGTACTTggcagaaagaaaaattttccttaGGTTTGGATTTCCCAAACTTACCTTACTATTTTGAGGATAATCTAAAACTGACGCAGAGCTTAACCATATTGCGATACTTGGCGAAAAAATACAACTTAGAAGGAAAAACCGAGGAAGAACAGTTGCGTGCTTCATTAGTTGAACAACAAATAACTGACTTTGCGACTGTATTTTTCAGAGATGTCGTTTACGCTAAATCTAATGATTCgccaaaagaatttttgaaaaatgctccAGGATTATTAAAACCCTTCTCGGAATTCTTAGGGGAAAGGAATTTCTTCGCCGGTGATGAAATAACTTATGTAGATTTCTTGGtttatgataattttgattttcccTCTTTGTTTTCTAAGACAATTTTGGATGCTTTTCCTAACCTTAAAGCTTTCCAGGATAGAATTAGGAATTTGCCGGAACTTCAAGAATATCTAAACTCATCAGCATATATAAAATGGCCTATTTGTGGCCCACCAGATGCTTGTACTTGGGGTGGTAGTGGTGAGATGCCAAACTAA